The following is a genomic window from Chromatiales bacterium.
GTAACCTCGCCCGGCCACCGCCCAGCGGCAGTGGCTCACTGCAATCGTTTAGCGCGGAATTACTCGATAATCTTCGCCACGACGCCGGCACCGACCGTGCGTCCGCCTTCGCGAATCGCAAAGCGCAGCCCCTCTTCCATCGCGATCGGGGCAATCAGCTTCACCGTGATCTTCACGTTGTCGCCCGGCA
Proteins encoded in this region:
- the tuf gene encoding elongation factor Tu (EF-Tu; promotes GTP-dependent binding of aminoacyl-tRNA to the A-site of ribosomes during protein biosynthesis; when the tRNA anticodon matches the mRNA codon, GTP hydrolysis results; the inactive EF-Tu-GDP leaves the ribosome and release of GDP is promoted by elongation factor Ts; many prokaryotes have two copies of the gene encoding EF-Tu): PGDNVKITVKLIAPIAMEEGLRFAIREGGRTVGAGVVAKIIE